Genomic window (Microthrixaceae bacterium):
TGAACGCAGGTCCGCCCGGGTCGAACCCGTGCTGCCACCGGTTGGCGGCCGGACCAGACAGCAGCGCCATGGGTGAGCTGCGAGCGGTGGTTTTCGATTTCGACGGGTTGATCATCGACTCGGAGATGCCGATCTTCGAGATGAGCCGGGCGGCCCTGGCTGAGATGGGGCACACGATCACCGTTCAGGCTTGGTCGTCGGTGGTGGGTCTGGGTGACACCGACAGCCACGCTGCGCTGTGCGCGGCGGTGGGAGCAGACGTGGACCGAGACGAGTTCGATGCCCGTTACCAACGCCAGGACCGGTCCTGGAAGGACACCATCGAGCCCCTGCCTGGGGTGGTCGAGCTGCTCGATGCCCTGACCGGGGCCGGCGTGGAGTTGGCGGTGGCATCGAGCTCGTCGGCCAACTGGGTGGTGGGCCACCTCGAACGGTTGGGCTTGGCCCACCACTTCGGGGCGTTCGCCACCTCGGACCGTCTCGACGGGCGGACCAAGCCTGCCCCCGACGCCTACCTCCTGGC
Coding sequences:
- a CDS encoding HAD-IA family hydrolase, whose protein sequence is MGELRAVVFDFDGLIIDSEMPIFEMSRAALAEMGHTITVQAWSSVVGLGDTDSHAALCAAVGADVDRDEFDARYQRQDRSWKDTIEPLPGVVELLDALTGAGVELAVASSSSANWVVGHLERLGLAHHFGAFATSDRLDGRTKPAPDAYLLACRDLGVEPTGAVALEDSAHGLTAALRAGLTAVAVPSAITIHTDLSAAHHIASGLGEVTALTARPPGWRP